The following are encoded together in the Rutidosis leptorrhynchoides isolate AG116_Rl617_1_P2 unplaced genomic scaffold, CSIRO_AGI_Rlap_v1 contig194, whole genome shotgun sequence genome:
- the LOC139881781 gene encoding uncharacterized protein, translated as NDAVVNVLKSHGFSQSQISRMIGKGPHLLLTNPERTLLPKLKYLSSVGFSVSDLANLISASPYLLNRSLEKHLIPTFGRLRDFLGSDKNAVAAIGRSPRILFKGFEATVDPFVKILRDNGVRESSIMWLVKCHSRTMIHWYDRLEETVEKTKRMGFDDPSAAKFTVAMLAVMTMSESKWERKFDAYSRWGWPRDDAMSAFVKCPRCMTMSEEKIMAVFWLWKILYHITVLKIY; from the coding sequence AACGACGCGGTCGTTAACGTCTTGAAGAGCCATGGTTTCTCTCAATCCCAGATTTCGCGTATGATTGGGAAGGGGCCTCACCTGCTTTTGACGAATCCTGAGAGGACCCTTTTGCCCAAATTGAAGTATCTGAGCTCTGTCGGGTTTTCCGTCTCTGACCTGGCGAATCTGATCTCTGCTTCACCCTACTTATTGAATAGGAGCTTAGAGAAGCACCTCATCCCCACTTTCGGTAGGCTTCGGGACTTTCTTGGGTCCGATAAGAATGCCGTTGCAGCTATTGGACGCAGTCCAAGAATATTGTTCAAAGGTTTCGAGGCTACAGTTGATCCTTTCGTCAAGATTTTGAGAGATAATGGAGTGCGTGAATCAAGCATTATGTGGTTAGTTAAGTGTCATTCTAGGACGATGATACATTGGTACGATCGCCTCGAGGAAACGGTGGAGAAAACCAAGAGGATGGGCTTTGATGATCCTTCCGCGGCAAAGTTCACTGTGGCTATGTTAGCGGTCATGACGATGAGTGAATCGAAGTGGGAGAGGAAATTCGATGCTTACAGCAGGTGGGGTTGGCCTAGAGATGATGCCATGAGTGCTTTTGTGAAGTGTCCTCGGTGCATGACCATGTCCGAGGAAAAAATAATGGCagtgttttggttgtggaaaatattatatcatatcaCTGTTTTGAAAATATATTAA